In one Longimicrobium sp. genomic region, the following are encoded:
- a CDS encoding bifunctional YncE family protein/alkaline phosphatase family protein gives MSRRPLALSACAALAAACAPAPSPVPAPAPASPAPAPAAAPAPAQVRVSADSLRPRLPTGVTLDPAAPMRDVGPMPLAILPAPEGGRVVMLLSGWGKQGVQVAGMDGAVVQTLEQASAFVGLAFSPDGRTLYASGGNQDVVYRYAWANGAATLRDSLVLARKEPGKNGTRYPAGIAVSPDGRWVYAAENLADSLAVIDAATGRVAARFATERYPYGVAVGPEGTVYVSAWGGSTVSVFTPRAGRLVAAGRIAVGRHPSALLLNRAGTRLFAASGSTDRVAVVDTRARRVIAQLDDAPPSGPREGSTPNALALSADGTRLFAAEGDANAVAVFDLSARISGVAAARGDDRLAGRIPAGWYPSAVAVAGETVWVASGKGRGTMANPDGPQPTQTTMHQGSGGNTTLRQISGTLMAAPLARASGAELAALTARVVRANGWDRPRTAFTYPPFTHVVYVIKENRTYDQVLGDLPEGDGDTTILFFGPRSAPNHKALARRFGLFDRFFVNAEVSPDGHNWSTAAYTTDYLQKTVPSQYSGRGRPYDYEGTNRGWEARDIPDDDVNEPASGYLWDLAVRRGITLRNYGEFVVPIRGDSNRVVGYRGTKRALAGTTNPDFPGFGQTIPDQRRADVWIAELQRYVQRGEMPALEIVRLPNDHTSGARAGLPTPRAAFADNDLALGRMVEALSRSPFWRNTVMIVLEDDAQNGPDHVDSHRSPLLVISAYNRPGTIHRFANTTDVIRTMEEILGLQSLSQFDGFGRPLREIWAAEPDLAPYVALVPEQRLDELNPPNTPGDRASAMLDLRTEDAADEDLFNRVLWEAIKGPGVPYPGPRRMPASEAVVR, from the coding sequence CGATGCGCGACGTGGGTCCCATGCCGCTCGCCATCCTCCCCGCGCCGGAGGGCGGGCGCGTGGTGATGCTCCTTTCCGGATGGGGGAAGCAGGGGGTGCAGGTGGCGGGGATGGACGGCGCGGTGGTGCAGACGCTGGAGCAGGCCTCGGCCTTCGTGGGCCTCGCGTTCTCGCCGGACGGGCGGACGCTGTACGCGAGCGGCGGCAACCAGGACGTGGTCTACCGCTACGCCTGGGCGAACGGCGCGGCCACGCTGCGCGACAGCCTGGTGCTGGCGCGGAAGGAGCCGGGGAAGAACGGGACGCGCTATCCGGCGGGGATCGCCGTGTCGCCCGACGGGCGGTGGGTGTACGCGGCCGAGAACCTGGCCGACTCGCTGGCGGTGATCGACGCGGCAACGGGGCGGGTGGCGGCGCGCTTCGCGACGGAGCGGTATCCGTACGGGGTGGCCGTGGGGCCGGAAGGGACCGTGTACGTTTCGGCGTGGGGCGGGAGCACCGTCTCGGTCTTCACCCCGCGCGCGGGGCGGCTGGTGGCGGCGGGGCGGATCGCGGTCGGCCGGCACCCGTCGGCGCTGCTGCTGAACCGCGCGGGGACGCGCCTCTTCGCCGCCAGCGGGAGCACCGACCGCGTGGCCGTGGTCGACACGCGCGCGCGGCGGGTGATCGCGCAGCTGGACGACGCGCCGCCATCGGGCCCGCGCGAGGGAAGCACCCCCAACGCGCTGGCGCTCTCGGCCGACGGCACGCGCCTCTTCGCCGCGGAGGGCGACGCGAACGCCGTCGCCGTGTTCGACCTTTCCGCGCGCATCTCCGGCGTCGCCGCCGCGCGGGGGGACGACCGGCTGGCCGGACGCATCCCCGCGGGGTGGTATCCCTCCGCCGTCGCCGTGGCGGGAGAGACGGTGTGGGTGGCGAGCGGGAAGGGGCGGGGGACGATGGCGAACCCCGACGGCCCGCAGCCGACGCAGACCACCATGCACCAGGGGAGCGGCGGCAACACCACGCTGCGTCAGATCTCGGGGACGCTGATGGCGGCGCCGCTGGCCCGCGCATCCGGGGCGGAGCTGGCGGCGCTCACCGCGCGCGTGGTGCGGGCGAACGGGTGGGACCGGCCGCGCACCGCTTTCACCTATCCCCCCTTCACCCACGTGGTCTACGTCATCAAGGAGAACCGCACCTACGACCAGGTGCTGGGCGACCTGCCCGAGGGGGACGGGGATACGACGATCCTGTTCTTCGGCCCGCGCTCGGCGCCCAACCACAAGGCGCTGGCGCGGCGCTTCGGGCTGTTCGACCGCTTCTTCGTGAACGCCGAGGTGAGCCCCGACGGCCACAACTGGTCGACCGCCGCGTACACGACCGACTATCTGCAGAAGACCGTCCCCTCCCAGTACTCCGGGCGCGGCCGGCCCTACGACTACGAGGGGACGAACCGCGGCTGGGAGGCGCGCGACATCCCCGACGACGACGTGAACGAGCCGGCCAGCGGCTACCTGTGGGACCTGGCCGTGCGGCGGGGGATCACGCTGCGCAACTACGGCGAGTTCGTGGTGCCCATCCGCGGCGACAGCAACCGCGTGGTCGGCTACCGCGGCACCAAGCGGGCGCTGGCGGGGACCACGAACCCCGACTTTCCCGGCTTCGGGCAGACGATCCCCGACCAGCGGCGCGCGGACGTCTGGATCGCCGAGCTGCAGCGGTACGTGCAGCGGGGAGAGATGCCCGCGCTGGAGATCGTGCGCCTGCCGAACGACCACACCTCGGGCGCGCGGGCGGGGCTGCCCACGCCGCGCGCCGCCTTCGCCGACAACGACCTGGCGCTGGGGCGGATGGTGGAGGCGCTCAGCCGCTCGCCGTTCTGGCGCAACACCGTGATGATCGTGCTGGAGGACGATGCGCAGAACGGCCCCGACCACGTGGACTCGCACCGCTCGCCGCTGCTGGTGATCAGCGCGTACAACCGGCCGGGAACGATCCACCGCTTCGCCAACACCACGGACGTGATCCGCACGATGGAGGAGATCCTGGGGCTCCAGTCGCTCTCGCAGTTCGACGGCTTCGGGCGGCCGCTGCGCGAGATCTGGGCGGCGGAGCCGGACCTGGCGCCGTACGTGGCCCTGGTCCCCGAGCAGCGGCTGGACGAGCTGAACCCGCCGAACACGCCGGGCGACCGCGCCTCGGCGATGCTGGACCTGCGCACCGAGGATGCGGCGGACGAAGATCTCTTCAACCGCGTGCTCTGGGAGGCCATCAAGGGTCCCGGCGTCCCCTATCCCGGCCCGCGCCGCATGCCGGCCTCGGAGGCGGTCGTGCGGTAG